In a genomic window of Styela clava chromosome 7, kaStyClav1.hap1.2, whole genome shotgun sequence:
- the LOC120328726 gene encoding mannan-binding lectin serine protease 2-like, translated as MKQLLQYSAYIALLQVLINWALLTKADPVVHLLTKEHGSIQSPNYPKDYGVNLDITWEITAKPGYKIIIYFTEFDVEDSYEEGKGNCVYDYVKILSGDKIIKTFCGSSSQNNIHAPVLEKQIETTGNKLTLQFVSDYSNDDPKPRGFLAHYKSVDRDECKEKELEVMYAFEDWDEIIYCNHQCHNVAGSYFCSCEKGFQLHSNKHTCTSSCQGIILTDDKGIITTSKYPVAYSKLADCDWTIKGKKGISIDIRYVGTFSIEKHFEEGCVYDWVYHELADGTKSERYCGTGKPNNGEWINTNSQSVKIMFHSDLTEEESGFKLEYKFNRVQCKKILIAPQNGMIISQSASRYEFEDVVKFACVKGFRIIGEKSITCLNNGKWSATEPVCQAIICDHPKDFVKIKHATRVILPTSFAYGATFTVACDGEYFEMVSGAASWICGDDAKWVPNSELLAPNDNNNVPECKPACGLKGNTRRLAFANFRRRRAVLKTATKFIGENVIVAAVVRGKPAKYGEWPWMALIDLFGSGLNTNEFCGGSLISARTVVTAAHCTSRTYVDRINVFLGVSERNYAGDIHVQKFKVAELYEHDKYVHSNFDNDIAVIILDKSAVIGQYVRPVCLPRSVRQKSLPKYALTDPESFPKTGVIAGWGITETGYLPKELNFARIPPIEESRCKQLYKASNPSGSDGIKITQNMICAGYPGKGKGRDSCQGDSGGPLMFKDPDRSKYYLSGVVSFGSTEKCGEGTFGIYTNVSRYISWIDNFIRD; from the exons ATGAAGCAATTATTGCAATACAGTGCATACATAGCGTTGCTGCAAGTTCTCATAAATTGGGCATTGCTTACAAAAGCTGACCCAGTGGTTCATCTTCTAACCAAAGAGCATGGTTCAATTCAATCTCCTAATTATCCAAAAGATTATGGAGTCAATTTAGACATTACGTGGGAAATAACGGCAAAACCAGgctataaaattattatatattttaccgAATTCGACGTGGAAGACTCATATGAAGAGGGTAAAGGGAACTGTGTGTATGACTACGTTAAG attttatcTGGAGATAAAATCATCAAAACGTTTTGTGGCAGCAGTTCCCAAAACAATATTCACGCCCCTGTGCTGGAAAAACAAATTGAGACGACAGGCAATAAACTGACTTTGCAATTCGTTTCCGATTATTCAAATGATGATCCTAAACCCAGAGGATTTCTAGCACATTATAAGAGCGTTG ACAGAGACGAATGCAAAGAAAAAGAATTGGAAGTTATGTATGCTTTTGAAGATTGGGATGAAATTATATATTGCAACCACCAATGTCATAACGTAGCGGGAAGTTATTTCTGCAGTTGTGAAAAGGGATTTCAATTGCACAGCAATAAACATACTTGCACAA GTTCTTGTCAAGGTATCATATTGACTGATGACAAAGGTATCATAACAACATCCAAGTATCCAGTTGCCTATTCTAAACTTGCAGATTGTGATTGGACAATTAAG ggAAAAAAGGGCATCAGCATAGACATAAGATATGTTGGCACTTTTTCAATCGAAAAACATTTTGAAGAAGGCTGTGTTTATGATTGGGTTTAT cACGAACTTgccgatggtacaaaaagtgaGAGATATTGCGGAACAGGGAAGCCGAACAATGGAGAATGGATAAACACAAACTCACAATCAGTGAAGATTATGTTTCATAGCGACTTGACTGAAGAGGAATCAggattcaaattagaatataaatttaata GAGTGCAATGTAAAAAAATACTGATAGCGCCACAAAATGGAATGATAATCTCGCAGTCAGCTTCAAGATATGAATTTGAAGACGTGGTTAAATTTGCTTGTGTCAAGGGATTCCGAATAATAGGAGAGAAGTCGATTACGTGTTTAAATAATGGGAAATGGAGCGCCACGGAACCCGTTTGTCAAG CTATCATCTGCGATCACCCGAAGGACTTCGTCAAAATAAAACATGCGACTCGAGTTATTCTACCTACGTCATTTGCATATGGTGCAACTTTTACTGTTGCCTGTGACGGTGAATA TTTTGAAATGGTTTCGGGAGCAGCGTCTTGGATATGCGGAGATGACGCAAAGTGGGTACCTAATTCTGAACTTCTGGCACCGAATGATAACAACAATGTTCCGGAATGCAAACCAG CTTGTGGACTAAAAGGAAATACAAGACGCCTGGCATTTGCAAATTTTAGGAGGCGAAGGGCAGTCCTAAAAACAGCAACAAAATTCATAGGCGAAAATGTTATCGTCGCAGCTGTTGTACGAGGAAAACCTGCAAAATATGGAGAATGGCCGTGGATGGCACTTATAGATTTAT TTGGCTCTGGCTTAAACACAAACGAATTTTGTGGAGGAAGTCTAATATCTGCAAGAACTGTCGTCACTGCTGCTCACTGCACATCGAG AACTTATGTTGACCGGATTAATGTGTTTCTTGGCGTATCGGAGAGAAACTATGCTGGCGATATTCATGTACAG AAATTCAAAGTAGCTGAACTATACGAACACGACAAATATGTCCATTCCAATTTCGATAACGATATAGCGGTCATCATTCTGGATAAGTCGGCAGTCATAGGGCAATAT GTACGTCCGGTTTGTCTTCCTCGATCGGTTCGACAAAAATCTCTTCCAAAATATGCGTTAACGGATCCAGAAAGTTTTCCAAAGACAGGGGTGATAGCAGGATGGGGAATAACTG AAACGGGATATCTTCCTAAGGAGCTGAACTTTGCTCGTATCCCACCAATAGAAGAAAGCAGATGCAAGCAGTTATATAAAGCTAGCAATCCTTCTGGTTCCGACggaataaaaataacacaaaatatgATTTGTGCAGGATATCCAGG GAAAGGTAAAGGCAGAGACTCATGCCAAGGAGATTCCGGAGGGCCATTAATGTTCAAGGATCCAGACAGATCAAAATATTATCTCAGTGGCGTAGTTTCATTTGGCTCAACGGAGAAATGTGGCGAAGGAACGTTTGGAATATATACAAACGTGTCACGATATATCAGCTGGATTGATAATTTCATTCGAGATTAG
- the LOC120328637 gene encoding mannan-binding lectin serine protease 2-like: MRISICFAIFCLLVFDSNTAVQILRGRTYGQFKSSNYPLPYENHSEKEWRIIVREGFKIRLRFTTFNLKELQNDGERDCTYNFFEITERNNNVGRFCGNLLLQTMKAPKPSQWFHTVGNTVNVKSNDGISPTGFHAHYVEEDIDECDTLQKKKFNNLERSDKLTCDHFCNNVPGSYYCSCRTGFFLHKNNHTCIATFCENQVLTADEGVIESPEYPQPYAKLSNCTWDIRVQDGLSVRIKFDTRFEIEEHIEQGCTNDILILTYNDREDSYCGTTAPDQGAAKDMNTNNVRIKFTSDISEGKMGFKFTYDTSRIRCLKTLGVPSNGQILRDFSKGYHEFEDVVDFICNRGYDLIGEKKLQCHSNGTWNHEQPVCRIK; encoded by the exons ATGAG GATCAGCATCTGTTTCGCGATCTTCTGCTTGTTAGTATTTGATTCAAATACTGCAGTTCAAATACTACGCGGTAGAACTTACGGACAATTTAAAAGCTCTAATTATCCATTGCCATACGAGAACCATTCAGAAAAGGAATGGAGAATTATAGTAAGAGAAGGATTCAAAATTAGATTGCGATTCACTACGTTTAATTTGAAAGAACTTCAAAATGATGGCGAGCGTGATTGTACCTACAATTTTTTTGAG attACAGAACGTAACAACAATGTTGGTCGATTTTGTGGCAATTTATTATTACAAACTATGAAGGCACCCAAACCAAGCCAGTGGTTTCATACTGTTGGTAACACAGTGAATGTGAAGTCAAACGACGGAATATCTCCAACTGGTTTTCATGCCCATTATGTTGAAGAAG ATATTGACGAATGTGATACgttacaaaagaaaaaatttaacaacTTGGAAAGGTCGGACAAATTGACTTGCGACCACTTCTGCAATAACGTACCGGGAAGTTATTACTGTAGTTGCAGAACGGggtttttcttgcacaaaaatAACCATACATGCATAG ctACCTTCTGTGAAAATCAAGTTTTAACAGCAGATGAAGGAGTGATAGAAAGTCCCGAATACCCTCAACCATATGCAAAACTAAGCAATTGTACATGGGATATTCGC GTACAAGATGGGTTGAGTGTTCGAATAAAGTTTGATACACGATTCGAAATAGAAGAACACATTGAGCAAGGCTGTACGAATGATATTCTGATA CTAACATACAATGACAGAGAAGACTCTTATTGTGGAACTACTGCACCTGACCAAGGTGCAGCGAAAGATATGAATACAAACAACGTGCGAATCAAATTCACAAGCGATATCTCGGAGGGAAAAATGGGTTTCAAATTCACTTACGACACGTCAA GAATTAGATGTCTCAAAACCCTAGGAGTCCCATCCAATGGTCAGATTTTACGGGACTTCTCCAAGGGGTATCACGAATTTGAGGATGTTGTTGACTTTATTTGCAACAGAGGTTACGATCTGATTGGAGAAAAAAAACTTCAATGTCACAGCAATGGAACATGGAATCATGAACAACCAGTCTGCAGAA TTAAATGA
- the LOC120328638 gene encoding venom protease-like codes for MVRGASKWICGESGEWKKIDDTVIRSNPDEAYLPRCRPRCGERLAKDPATEPLSSGGKLVAKIGGWPWMVFIDFKDDRRKNHFPNLFYSKVERLEQVQHDPIDVWLGLQDRYNDNFNFTQKLQAVPNKRSLAAEYGFSSTHDGDIAVLKLNKPAKLSSYVHPICIPRSPSEKQPQQQYYRDYKNAIVIGWGKTESGNYSQHLLKTRVGIRIHDVCVQRYRDVETITENMICAGFDHSSNDVCNGDGGGLLMTKRHGNKWFLSGVVSFGDLNACGHADLSGVYTDVGKYRGFIESQMED; via the exons ATGGTACGCGGTGCGTCGAAATGGATTTGTGGGGAAAGCGGTGAATGGAAAAAAATTGATGACACTGTAATCAGGTCCAATCCAGACGAAGCATATCTACCCAGATGTCGACCAA GATGCGGCGAGCGATTGGCGAAAGACCCTGCAACTGAACCGTTAAGTTCTGGAGGTAAACTTGTAGCAAAAATAGGAGGTTGGCCGTGGATGGTATTTATCGATTTCAAGGATGACCGGCGTAAGAATCATTTTCCTAATCTATTTTACTCCAAAGTTGAAAG ATTAGAGCAAGTGCAACATGATCCAATCGACGTTTGGCTTGGACTACAAGACCGTTATAACGACAATTTTAACTTTACTCAG AAGTTACAAGCCGTACCTAACAAAAGAAGCTTGGCAGCTGAATATGGTTTTTCATCCACTCATGACGGTGATATTGCTGTACTTAAATTAAACAAACCGGCAAAATTGTCATCTTAT GTTCATCCAATATGCATCCCTCGATCTCCAAGTGAAAAGCAACCACAACAGCAATATTATCGAGATTATAAAAACGCTATTGTAATTGGATGGGGAAAAACAG AATCAGGAAATTATTCACAACACCTGCTCAAAACAAGAGTGGGTATAAGGATTCATGATGTATGCGTTCAAAGATATAGAGATGTTGAAACAATCACTGAGAATATGATATGTGCAGGATTTGA TCATTCTTCAAATGATGTATGCAATGGTGATGGAGGAGGCCTTTTAATGACAAAAAGACATGGAAATAAATGGTTTTTGAGTGGAGTGGTGTCTTTTGGTGACTTGAATGCATGCGGACATGCTGATCTTTCGGGTGTTTACACAGACGTGGGAAAATACAGGGGATTCATCGAATCCCAAATGGAAGATTGA